GGCGAGTATCGCCAACATTCTTCTTAAATGCCGCTCCAAGAATAAATAGCTGCGCATTCTTTAGGGCAATACCATTCGCCCCGAGGATCTCACATAACCGGTCCGCGACCCGAAACGGCATATTCTCATTCACCTGAGCTGCCAGTTCAATAAAGTTGGAATGAAAATCATATTCCCGGGCCTTCCAGGCTAAATAATATGGGTCGATTAAGATACAATGTCCCCCAATACCTGGACCGGGATAAAACGGCATAAAACCAAAAGGCTTAGTCTTGGCAGCTTCAATCACCTCCCACACATCAATATTACCCATGCGCTCACACATAAGCGCCAGTTCATTCACCAATGCAATATTCACACTGCGGAAGATATTCTCAAGCAGCTTAGACATCTCAGCAACCCGTGGGCTGGAAACCACTACGACTTTTTCCACAAACTGACTAAAGAAAAGCTCGGCAAGTTTCGTGCAGGTCTTCGTGACGCCACCAACAACCACCGGGGTATTTTTGGTCGTATAAACTTTATTGCCCGGATCAATGCGTTCGGGGGCAAAGGCCAGATAAAAATCCTTACCGACCTTAAGTCCGGAGCGTTCTAAGATCGGCAGTAAAACCTTCTCCGTCGTTTCCGGATAAGTGGTGCTGCGAAGAATTACTAGTTGGTCCTTCCGTAGATATTTACTAAGCTCTTCGCCTGAGGCGACAATATAAGAAATATCTGGATCTTTACTTTTGGTAAATGGCGTCGGCACGCAGATATTGATAATATCACAATCCTTACTAAGTTGGTAATCATCAGCCGCTAAGATCTTTTTTGCGCTCACAAGGGCGCTAAGTTTTTTTGTGTCCACATCCTCAATATAGCTGCGACCCAGATTCACCATGCTGACTTTGGCTTTATCGGTATCAATACCATAAACCAGAAAACCAGCCTCGGCCACATCCACGGCTAATGGCAATCCGACATACCCTAAACCAATAATTGCGACTTTGGCTTCGCGTTTTAAGATCTTATGATAAAGTTCCATTCTGCCTCCAGTTTCTTAGATAAACATTTTATTCTAACTTGACGATTTGTCAATAAATATCATTATGGTCTAATTCACGATAAAAATTCGGCACCGTGTCAGCCACGCTTCTCGGTACCAGACAGATCATCGGTTGAG
This genomic window from candidate division WOR-3 bacterium contains:
- a CDS encoding nucleotide sugar dehydrogenase; amino-acid sequence: MELYHKILKREAKVAIIGLGYVGLPLAVDVAEAGFLVYGIDTDKAKVSMVNLGRSYIEDVDTKKLSALVSAKKILAADDYQLSKDCDIINICVPTPFTKSKDPDISYIVASGEELSKYLRKDQLVILRSTTYPETTEKVLLPILERSGLKVGKDFYLAFAPERIDPGNKVYTTKNTPVVVGGVTKTCTKLAELFFSQFVEKVVVVSSPRVAEMSKLLENIFRSVNIALVNELALMCERMGNIDVWEVIEAAKTKPFGFMPFYPGPGIGGHCILIDPYYLAWKAREYDFHSNFIELAAQVNENMPFRVADRLCEILGANGIALKNAQLFILGAAFKKNVGDTRHSPAIKVMELLENKVKKISYNDPYVPELKIQDKTYRSVKLTAQALARADCVLILTDHDLYQPEFILKHSRLILDTRNLIKARGLKKLYTLGRR